The Sphaeramia orbicularis chromosome 16, fSphaOr1.1, whole genome shotgun sequence genome window below encodes:
- the scn1ba gene encoding sodium channel, voltage-gated, type I, beta a isoform X2, with product MILFTVQKHILVFTITLVDHLQRGKVSFQLCSMGLHFGEKNVLQSMLGPMWHSQRGWDFISQDNFKLLYSYEDLIGDVIDPRFYERLDWNGSKQTKDLQDGSIYILNVTYNDTGTYQCRFNRVLMYPNYEFQTNASKTIIINVVPRLTRGMASIFSEVMMYVSIIGLQFWLVVEMVYCYRKIAAAGEEALRESAAEYLAIASESKDNCAGVQVAE from the exons ATGATTCTGTTTACAGTTCAAAAACATATTTTAGTGTTCACTATCACTCTAGTTGACCATTTACAGAGAGGCAAAGTCTCTTTCCAGTTGTGCTCTATGGGACttcattttggggaaaaaaatgtattacagtcaatg TTAGGTCCCATGTGGCACAGCCAGAGGGGGTGGGACTTCATCTCTCAAGATAATTTCAAACTG TTATACAGCTATGAAGATCTAATCGGAGATGTCATTGACCCACGTTTCTATGAGCGTCTGGATTGGAATGGCAGCAAGCAAACCAAGGATCTCCAGGATGGCTCCATCTATATCCTCAACGTGACCTATAATGACACGGGAACCTACCAGTGCAGATTCAACCGGGTCCTCATGTACCCTAACTATGAGTttcaaaccaacgccagcaagaCTATCATCATTAACGTAGTGCCACGAC TCACCAGGGGAATGGCATCCATCTTTTCTGAGGTGATGATGTACGTCTCCATTATCGGGCTGCAGTTCTGGCTGGTGGTTGAGATGGTTTACTGTTACAGAAAGATTGCAGCAGCTGGAGAGGAAGCCTTAAGAGAGAGCGC GGCGGAGTATTTAGCTATAGCATCGGAAAGTAAAGATAATTGTGCAGGTGTACAAGTGGCAGAATAG